A genome region from Blautia coccoides includes the following:
- the galE gene encoding UDP-glucose 4-epimerase GalE, with translation MAILVTGGAGYIGSHTVVELQTAGYDVVVLDNLSNSSEKSLQRVEKITGKPVTFYKADILDRDALNAVFEKESIDSCIHFAGLKAVGESVQKPWEYYENNIAGTLTLVDVMRKHGVKNIIFSSSATVYGDPAFVPITEECPKGQCTNPYGWTKSMLEQILMDIQKADPEWNVVLLRYFNPIGAHKSGMIGENPNGIPNNLMPYITQVAVGKLKELGVFGNDYDTPDGTGVRDYIHVVDLAKGHVKALKKIEEKAGLKVYNLGTGIGYSVLDIVKNFEEATGVKIPYVIKERRAGDIATCYSSAEKAEKELGWKAEFGIREMCADSWKWQSNNPNGYDD, from the coding sequence ATGGCAATTTTAGTGACAGGCGGTGCTGGTTATATCGGAAGCCATACGGTAGTGGAACTGCAGACTGCAGGATATGATGTAGTGGTATTGGACAACCTCAGTAACTCCAGTGAGAAATCTTTACAGAGAGTGGAGAAGATCACAGGCAAACCGGTTACCTTTTATAAGGCAGATATTCTTGACAGGGATGCGCTGAACGCTGTTTTCGAGAAAGAGAGCATTGATTCCTGTATCCATTTTGCAGGGCTTAAAGCAGTAGGGGAATCTGTACAGAAACCCTGGGAATATTATGAGAATAATATTGCAGGAACCTTGACTCTGGTGGATGTCATGAGAAAACATGGCGTAAAAAATATCATTTTCTCATCCTCCGCAACCGTTTACGGGGATCCGGCTTTTGTGCCTATTACAGAAGAGTGTCCCAAGGGACAGTGTACCAATCCGTATGGCTGGACAAAATCCATGCTGGAGCAGATCCTTATGGATATCCAGAAAGCTGATCCGGAATGGAATGTAGTGCTTCTGCGTTACTTCAATCCGATCGGAGCGCATAAGAGCGGCATGATCGGAGAGAACCCCAACGGTATTCCTAACAACCTGATGCCATATATCACACAGGTAGCTGTGGGCAAATTAAAAGAGCTGGGCGTGTTCGGCAATGACTATGATACACCGGACGGAACAGGTGTGCGTGATTACATACATGTTGTGGATCTGGCAAAAGGCCATGTGAAGGCTCTGAAGAAGATCGAGGAGAAAGCAGGCCTGAAAGTTTACAATCTGGGAACCGGGATCGGCTACAGCGTTCTGGATATTGTGAAAAACTTTGAAGAAGCAACCGGCGTGAAAATTCCGTACGTGATCAAAGAACGCCGCGCGGGCGATATCGCAACCTGCTATTCCAGCGCTGAGAAAGCAGAAAAAGAGCTGGGATGGAAGGCGGAATTCGGAATCAGGGAAATGTGTGCTGATTCCTGGAAGTGGCAGTCAAATAACCCAAATGGCTATGATGACTGA
- a CDS encoding phosphotransferase enzyme family protein: MSGEELIRREVIENFTFPGKLVEEIPYGSGHINDTFRLEFQTEQGRRRYILQRMNKSIFHKPVELMENIVGVTSWLRKKIMEKGGDADRETLNIISAGDGRPYYIDCAGDYWRAYLFIEGASCYDKVENKEDFYQSAVAFGHFQGMLADYPAETLHETIVNFHNTASRLEDFKAAVARDACGYAGDVQREIQFVLERENLAFVLGEMQAEKKLPLRVTHNDTKLNNIMIDNETGKAICVIDLDTVMPGLAVNDFGDSIRFGASTADEDERDLSRVSCDMELFELYTKGFVEGCAGSLTDEELDMLPIGAMVMTYECGMRFLADHLDGDVYFKTHREGHNLDRCRTQFKLVADMERKLSAMNAIVDKYR, translated from the coding sequence GTGAGCGGCGAGGAACTGATACGCAGAGAGGTAATTGAGAACTTTACATTTCCGGGAAAGCTGGTGGAGGAGATTCCATACGGCAGCGGCCATATAAATGATACCTTCCGTCTGGAATTCCAGACAGAACAGGGCAGGAGGAGATATATCCTCCAAAGGATGAATAAGAGTATTTTTCATAAGCCTGTGGAGCTGATGGAGAATATTGTGGGTGTCACATCATGGCTCAGGAAGAAAATCATGGAAAAGGGCGGGGATGCCGACAGGGAGACCCTGAATATCATATCAGCCGGAGACGGAAGGCCTTATTATATAGATTGTGCGGGAGATTACTGGAGGGCGTATCTGTTCATTGAGGGAGCGAGCTGTTATGACAAGGTGGAGAACAAGGAAGATTTCTACCAGAGCGCAGTTGCCTTCGGCCATTTTCAGGGAATGCTGGCAGATTATCCGGCAGAGACACTGCATGAGACCATTGTCAATTTCCATAATACCGCAAGCCGTCTGGAGGATTTCAAAGCGGCTGTGGCCCGGGATGCCTGCGGTTATGCCGGGGATGTGCAGAGAGAAATACAGTTTGTACTGGAGAGGGAGAATCTGGCCTTCGTGCTTGGAGAGATGCAGGCTGAGAAGAAGCTGCCTCTTCGTGTTACCCACAATGATACAAAGCTCAACAATATCATGATAGATAACGAGACAGGAAAGGCCATCTGCGTGATCGACCTGGATACAGTGATGCCGGGACTGGCAGTCAATGATTTCGGGGATTCCATCCGCTTCGGCGCAAGCACTGCAGATGAGGATGAGAGGGATCTGTCCAGGGTCTCATGTGATATGGAATTGTTTGAGCTGTACACAAAGGGATTTGTGGAGGGCTGTGCCGGCAGCCTGACAGATGAGGAGCTGGACATGCTGCCTATAGGGGCAATGGTCATGACATATGAATGCGGCATGCGTTTTCTGGCCGATCATCTGGATGGAGATGTCTACTTCAAGACACATCGGGAGGGACATAATCTGGACCGATGCCGCACACAGTTTAAGCTGGTTGCGGATATGGAGAGAAAGCTCTCAGCTATGAATGCCATAGTGGATAAGTACAGATAA